DNA sequence from the Carnobacterium funditum DSM 5970 genome:
TGAACGCAAAAAAAGCCCTATCCCAAAAAGGGACGAGGCTACGATTCGCGGTACCACCCTTGTTTAGATTTATAAACTAGCCTAAATCTACACTTCATTTTACATAACGGTGTATACCGGACCTTTTTTCATTACCTAAAAAGTAAATTCCAAAGTCAACTAAGGAAGTGAATGTTCATTTGGTAATCTAGACAAATGCTTTCAGCCCGAGGCATCTGTTCTCTTTTTTAGACTATTCCAAATTACTTTTTTCCATTATCATTTTTATTTATATTTATTATCATTTTGCTTCTCATCCAGTTTACCTAAATGCTAACGGAGAGTCAAGCAGTTCCTAGGCTTACGGTTCAACAATACAGACCCATTCATCTGCCCAACTTTGAACAGCATTCATGACATTTTTTAAATCTTTTCCTTTTTTAGTCAAACTATAAGCAACACGCATTGTTGCATTTGGATCAACTGTTCGCAAGACTAATCCTTCTTGTTCTAATTCTTTTAAGCGTTCTACTAACACTCGGTCACTAACGTTAGGTATAGCAGCGGCAATGTTTTTAAAACGTTGAGGACCTTCTAACAATACATCAATGATTAGACCCATCCATTTTTTCCCTAAAATAGAAAAAGTGTGCTCAAACTTAGGGCAAATTTCTTTTTGTTTAGACTCACTTTCGGTTCTTTGATCTACTTCTTTTATTGTCATAGTGTTTATTCACCTCTTTTGATGTATTATATCATTTTTGGTTATTCATAGTAAGTAATCTGTTTATTTTTCGCTTACCTTTTATAGTATCTCATTTTTAATACTTGTTACACTTGATTTACCTCAGAAAAAAAGTTTTCTCAGCTAGTTGAATAATGAGAAAACTTTTTTCATTTGATTAAGTTAGTCTCTTAGTATTAGAAATCCAGTTAATAGAAATCTAGGCTTGAGCAGGTTTTAATCTTGCCCACACATTCTTTATTCGATTATGCACTTTTCCAGATAAAGGAACAGCTACTTCTTTTACAGCACAATACTTATCTACAAAAGTTACGATATAGCTTTCTTTATACTTTGGTAAAGCGACTGTTGCTAACCACATATGTTTAATAATGATGTCACACTCTAACGCACTTAATTCAGTAATCTTTTTAGCATTCTCACAAGCTATACGTGGATGAACATAAGCATGGGTTCCTTCATCAAATTTCGTTGTTCTCCAATCATAGTAAAACAAATCATGAAGCAAACCAGCACGTGCAGTTGATTTAGCGTCCAAGCCATATCGTTTTGCAATACGATAACTAAGATAAGAAACACTGATTGAATGTTCCAGACGTGTTGTAAAGTGATGTTGTGTGTATTGATTTAATTGTTTTACTTCTTCACGATCAAGTAAGTCTTCAATTAAGGACACGTATTCTAAATCTTGTTTCCATCTTGGTTCAGACATTCAAAGACTTCCTTTTCTATTCTATAGAGTTCAGGAATTTCTTCCTATTAAACCATATGATACACTTTTTTTAAAAAATGAAAAGTATAACAATACTAATTTAATCGCTATAAACAAAACTTAATAAATTGGACATATTTATGAAAGAGTCCTTATTTTGTTAAGGCAAACATTAGAATACCCGCAGCTACAGCTACGTTCAATGATTCTGCTTGCCCCATGATTGGAATGTATAGATTCTTAGTTGTTTTTTCTAGTAATTCTTTGCTCATCCCGTTTCCTTCATTCCCCATTACCACAGCAAATTTTGATTGTGGTGTAATGTCTCTATAAGAAACAGCTAATTCATTCAACTCGGTTCCATATACGGGAAATCCAGCATTCTGAAATAACTCAAACCAATCAGACAAATCATCTTGATAAATAGGCAAATGAAAATGACTTCCTTGCATAGAACGAATAACCTTATTGTTATATAAATCAACGGTTCCTTTACCTAGAACAACACCGCCAAAACCCGCTGCATCAGCTGTTCGAATCATTGTTCCAAGATTCCCTGGATCTTGAACATTATCTAAAAATAAATACGGTTTCTCAAGTACTGGTTCTTCGGGGACACTATTTTTTTTAACAACAGCAAATATCCCTTGTGTTGTTTGTGTTTCACTTAACTGTTTAGAAACTTCTTGCGAAACTAAAACCATTTTATTTTCAGGTAAAGAGGTTGCTACCATTTCTTTAGCATCTTCACTAAGCATTACTTCCAAGATGAGTGCTTTATTTTTAATCGCCTCATCTATCAGATGAAAGCCTTCAATCAGATAGGTACCCACTTTTTCTCGCCCTTTTTTTGTTTGCAACTTTTTCCACATTTTTACTCGTTCATTTTTGACTGATACGATTGTCTCCATCTTTTTTAATCCTCCAGTTCGTACAAATCACTTGCTCTTTCATTCTACTAAAAAAACCTCTCTTTTTACAGAGAGGTTTCCTATTTTTTGTTTTTTATAATCCTAAATAAGATGCTGGATTGACTCGAGTACCATTCACATATACTTCAAAATGAAGATGGACACCTGTTGATGCACCCGTCGTACCCATTATTCCTAATTGTTGCCCTTGAGAAACATTTTGTCCTGGTGCTACGGCTAAACTACCTGAAACCATGTGCGCATAAAGTGTTTTTAAGCCATTGCCATGATTAATTATAACATGATTTCCCCAACCTGAACCATAACCGGCCACTTCAATTACTCCACTTTGAGCAGCGATGATAGCTCCACTTCCACCAAAGTCCGTTCCACCATGTAATTTACTCTCTCCAGTAATTGGGTGAATACGATACCCAAATTGAGAGGTTACTACGCCATTACTTGGACGGATAAAGCCTGAACCATTACTAGAACTACTCGCTACACTGTTTGGTTTCGTCGTTTCTGCTTGTGGTGCTTGTGGTGCTTTTGATGCTTGTGGTGCTTTTGATGCTTGTGGTGCTTTTGATGCTTGTGGTGCTTTTGATGCTTGTGGTGCTTTTGATGCTTGTGGTGCTTTTGATGCTTGTGGTGCTTTTGATGCTTGTGGTGCTTTTGTATTATTTTTTGAAGAGGCTGCTAATTTTTGTTCTTCTTGTTTAGCCGCTTTTTCAGCGGCTTTTTCTGCAACTGCTCTAGCTTGTGCTTGACGGGCTTTTTCTGCTTCAAAAATCCGTTGTTTTTCTTGTTGAAGTTCTTTAGATAAAACACTAGTTTTTGTAGCGACTACTTTTTGTTCATCCACAAATGTGTTTTTTTCATTTTCTGTCATATTGTATTGAACAGCTAGTTGAACAATGTGATCATC
Encoded proteins:
- a CDS encoding winged helix-turn-helix transcriptional regulator, which gives rise to MTIKEVDQRTESESKQKEICPKFEHTFSILGKKWMGLIIDVLLEGPQRFKNIAAAIPNVSDRVLVERLKELEQEGLVLRTVDPNATMRVAYSLTKKGKDLKNVMNAVQSWADEWVCIVEP
- a CDS encoding HD domain-containing protein: MSEPRWKQDLEYVSLIEDLLDREEVKQLNQYTQHHFTTRLEHSISVSYLSYRIAKRYGLDAKSTARAGLLHDLFYYDWRTTKFDEGTHAYVHPRIACENAKKITELSALECDIIIKHMWLATVALPKYKESYIVTFVDKYCAVKEVAVPLSGKVHNRIKNVWARLKPAQA
- a CDS encoding TrmH family RNA methyltransferase, translated to METIVSVKNERVKMWKKLQTKKGREKVGTYLIEGFHLIDEAIKNKALILEVMLSEDAKEMVATSLPENKMVLVSQEVSKQLSETQTTQGIFAVVKKNSVPEEPVLEKPYLFLDNVQDPGNLGTMIRTADAAGFGGVVLGKGTVDLYNNKVIRSMQGSHFHLPIYQDDLSDWFELFQNAGFPVYGTELNELAVSYRDITPQSKFAVVMGNEGNGMSKELLEKTTKNLYIPIMGQAESLNVAVAAGILMFALTK
- a CDS encoding peptidoglycan DD-metalloendopeptidase family protein, with amino-acid sequence MKKKLTTGLIAAMLLAGPFVMPTMVNAESVQSLEKQRQELETKSNDLNSKIKTQENKMDSLESKKTEIENDVKKLQSNIDEVVIKLHEQEKKLKESKEKIEKLQKEIETLKELIAQREEKLQNQARVIQTDGKASNMVEMVISSESLSDLIGRVGIINQLVSANKEIVTEQENDKATLEVNEKEAKNEKVAIEKLKSNIEVTKNNLVAQKAEMDDHIVQLAVQYNMTENEKNTFVDEQKVVATKTSVLSKELQQEKQRIFEAEKARQAQARAVAEKAAEKAAKQEEQKLAASSKNNTKAPQASKAPQASKAPQASKAPQASKAPQASKAPQASKAPQASKAPQAPQAETTKPNSVASSSSNGSGFIRPSNGVVTSQFGYRIHPITGESKLHGGTDFGGSGAIIAAQSGVIEVAGYGSGWGNHVIINHGNGLKTLYAHMVSGSLAVAPGQNVSQGQQLGIMGTTGASTGVHLHFEVYVNGTRVNPASYLGL